The DNA region TCTATTTTGTAcctgaattatttatttttttgtgatagcTTTTAAACCAGTAATGGGTACGTGATACAGCAgttacacacacaacgcacagatTCTTTACTGTCGAGTACATTTACAACCAAAATACTACGCGGCTCGACGGTTAAATAGATGGTGCTTATGTGTTTTACAAGAGACAGATTGTGTTatcagatatagagatatagtatGTTTTACTTGCCTCCTGGAACTTCAGATTACAGTGTTATACTTTGAAAAATAAATTCcaggattttttttaaatcttattaccTGTCCATTGTTCATTCACTCTATGATTTTGGAAAATCCACGTGTTTCATAAATCTGAAGGTCGCGGGGACAAACTGTTTATAAAAATCGGCCATGTTCatgaatacgaaaaaaaaggtttaatcCAATACCTTCACGTAGATATTAAAATTGTACTTGAAGAATCGGGAAATGCCAACTGTGTGAGGATTAATATTACTCAGCCGATCCACAAAGCATAATGAATCGTAACCATGGATTGAAACAACCACAATATCAATTCCCGCAACGTCCTGGAATTTCGTAAAGCATATCACAGAGTGCAATGTTATATTAGTGACGAGAGATGGTAAAGAATTCCGAGTAACAATATTAAACACAAATTCAGTATCGGTCCGTAAACCTCAATAGACCAAGATGACTGTGAATGCATCGTCCCTTTTTCAGCCTGAAAAATTATAACTTATTACTGATAATTGATAAATGATAactaagtaataataacactaatcataaaCGTTCTTAAAACACCATGATACTCATGAACTTTTTGTCGATATGGAAATAAATATTGGTACAGAAGATTATCTttaatggataaaaaaaacatgttatatatatattgccaattCTAACAGACGGAACATGTTTGTTATTTTAGTATTGGCTTGATATTACGTTTCTCGACCCTTTACATTGTTTCAGATTTGTCACGCGAAATGTATTCAGAGTCAGTGGTTAACAGTGTCAGAAACGCTTGCCAGATTAATATTTGTTGCAATATTGCCATTCCTATCGTGTTTTATCCTGTTTGTTTGTGAAATACGCGGACACACACAACACGATATAGCACACAGACGTAGACATAtattaaagtgagagagagagagagagggagagagagaaagaggcagacagacagagccagagccagagacagagacagagacagtgacagtgataatgacaatgacagtgacagtgtcagtgacagcgacagagacagaaatagagacattgAAAATGAGTCATACGTCTCTATGCCCACATCGAAcaggtatatacttgtatacaatacatctatatatctatccaagcATGTATACTCGCCTCCTTAAACTTATATcattttgcatacatacatataagtttatatatctacatgtacacaaacatcccaaattgtacacacatacaagcaaacattcCAAACATTTCCGTTGTGTTTAATAGTCATTTcgtgtattgttatcattctgtATAGATAGAAGACTTTGCAGTTGACGTTGCAAAAGTCCACATTAATAACAGAGGTATTTTTTGTGTAATCAActctcgatattttttttctgtttgctgtcagtccattcccccttccctttcctccctccctctcccttcaccctctcctctcctcttccccctcctttttcccctcctcttctctccctcgttcccctctctcttcctcctctctctttcctctccccctctctcctctcttttcccccttctcccttccccctccctctttccccttccctctttcctctctctgttccccttctctctccccaccctcattcccctctccccaaacCCCAGCTTTCATTCCCGCTCAGCGACAGTGGAAACGGACCAGTAACTACCCCTATAAATTTGGATTTCAGAATCAACACGCACATGTCAGGTAACGTACACAAAATAAAGCTCTTGGACTTTCTGAATGGGGTAGGGATGCGTTGTATATTTTTCCcagttttttccttcttctatttcttttttcttttctttttttgtttttgtttttttgttttactagaTATCGGATTTTGCGGTAGGTTTTATGCCCTTGCCTGTGCCTGTAAGCTCCTCTTGTTTACATATTACATACGTCTTTATGTCCCGTGTCTTGTTCtcgttgtttatctatttgtgcaTGTATCCCATCGTATGTTAGTGTTTATGTCAAGGGGTTTTGCTTTCTTTTAAGGCTATAATGACGACCTTACAAAAGCTAAGCGTCTGTCTCTTTGGGCATACTCACAGATAGTGTATGGatctgtgtacagtatatattccTTCGTTAGTGTTTGTGTCAAGGGTTTTCTTTTCTATGAAGGCTTAAGGCTATAATGACGACCTCACAAAAGCTAAGCATCTGTCTCTTTGGGCATACTCACAGATATGGTCTGTTGATGGATGAGAATGGAGGCGTAATGTCTCCGTCGCAGTCGAAGTGTGGCATCGCCTGGGCTCCCCCTGCCGTAGACATGGCCGTGGCACCACTGAGCCCACTAGTGCTGAGGCCCCCACTCAGGCCAGTGCCACTCAGACCCCCACTGGCACTCATGGACCCCCCAAGTCCCCCTCCTAGGCTGGGGCGAGAACCGGTCATGTTGGTCTGCATCGCCCCTAAGCCAGCGCTCCGGCTGCTCCGCTCGTCCTGAGGAGAGATGCGGCAGTTACGGGTCAACAAGGTCACGCTGGTTGCAGGTCAGGGGTCAGGGGTGCCAGGGTCAGCGTGTCAGGAGAGGTCAGAGCTGCTGTGATTCAGAAATCATGGCAGTTATGGGTCGGATTTTTATGGTAGTTAAGAGATCGGTGCCTCGGTTGTTACAAGGGAACTATCTGTACATCTGTattaatggaagagagaaagagaaaatggcatTTAAGGTCacattttcaaaaagaaaaagaaaaaaaaagtcggaaTTGCCATTGCAGTTTGGCATCCAATGTGTCTAAATAATTGGCAGTGAGGGGGGTTACCCTGTTACGAATGGAATTAAAACTCACAGGTAAACAGAGATGAAGTATCCTGAGCTCATAGGAACAGTTATTTATTTCCGCTGACGAATTTTACATAAGACAGGGATTTCTAGGTAATATAATGGATTCGACATTTCTATTGAATATGCTGTCCTGAGGCTCTTTGTGAATAATAACATATGCTCTCTTTGTGATTTTAAAAAAGCAGAATGGAAATCATATTTACACAACTGTCCCTGGgttgattacaataaaaatggtaatgataataaaacgaaaacagaatCTAACCAAAGACATTAGATAATACGTAaggcaaaaaatataataatgataataataataataataataataaatgaataattataataacgaataataataataataataataataataacgtatattaataattataataataataataataataataataataatgataataataataataataataataataataatgataataatgataaagataaccgtCACTTACCGAGGAACAATGACAGCACATGATGTCAGTAACCGCCTTCCGGAGACCTTTgtggagagcgaggaagagcgcTGGGTTGACGAAGGCGTGGACGTAAGCTACGTGGAGGGTGACCTTGGGTTCGAGGGAAAGGGGCACGTCAGGTCATTCATTCGAGTTGAGAGAgtgatgttgattattattgtttgttattgggTCTGATGAgaaaatgatgttaattattatcatatgttattgGATTGGATGAGAGAGTGATGttaattatcatttgttattgagTTTGATCTGATGGTAACTATTGAATCTAAACTAATGAGGTGGTgactattcatgtttttttttttttttttattatcattattattggtcgaATGGAAACTATTGTGAATCTAAACTGAATTAAGGATCGAGTTCATTCATTCGTTCTAGTTTATTCATTCGTAGATTAATTAGATggtaattatcaatattcttttttattttcattagaacTGATCGGTAACTAAATTGAATTAaagttcgagttttttttttcatatatctttactattattatcatattttttttattgatctgaTGGTAACTACTGAACCTAGGAATGATCTAAGCCtttctaatggtaataatgataccttGATGGGATATATCATAGGAGGGGAATGCTTGATGTGCTGGATGTACTAAGAGAGTAAACTGTGACCTTGACTATAATTAATGCACATAGACTAGCTGAAGATTCACATACGTTTATGGGTGTGATGCAATTGTTATTCAGTTTGATGCAATAGCAAGCACGAGCTCCCTTGCAATTATTTTTACTCCCCATTTTCTAatcagtattttcatttcttctctgtctttgcaATGTAatatctctttctactctctcttcttcttcgtccttcttcctcttctcgtcctccttctcctcatccttctccttctcatcgtcttcttcctctacctcctactcctcctcatcatcatcatcatcttcatcttcctcctcctcctcttcctcctcttccttccttccttccatcctgtcctcctcctcctccacctccacttcctcctcctccacctcctcctctcttcctcccttccttccagtcctcttcctcctactcttccttctttccttctagtcctcctcctcctcctcctcccaaactTTCCTGACGGAAGTAAATAACACGGACAGCGCAGGAAATTGATGACTTTTTCCTTTGCCAGATCTAAGCATCGTGATTGGATTACTAAACCTTGCATTATATTTACAATCAATTTATGGGGTCTAATTCGTTTTAAAGAAGAGGATTTTTTTAATAAGGAATTCTAGGTCTATGAATCAAAAAAGTTTAAGTCtaggtttaaaaaaatatatccagcCACAgccacaagaaagagagagatagatagagaaatagatagatagatagagagagggagagagagagagagagagagagagagagagagagagagatagagatagagagagagagagagagagagagagagagagagagacatacagacagacaaagagagaaactgagaaactgaaagaaaaagagaaaaagagacagaaagagacagagagagagagagagcgaaagaaagagacctcccccccctccccccaagaccCCCCTTTCCAACCTACCTCGTGGCTGAGTCCCGACTTGCCTCCCGACGGCGTGAGAAGCGTGACCAGGAACAGCGGGCCCCAGAACACCACATAGGCGACGGTGACCACCACGAACATCTTCACCCTCTCGACGCCCTCGCGCTCCATGCGGTTAATGTAGCTGTTGACCTGACGGTGCTCCCTGGCCTCGGGGTCTGGGTCGAGGGAGAAGACGGGAGAGTGCCAACAAGTGCCAAAGCGTGCCGAAAAAGGTCGGAAACTGCCAAATTTGGGACTTTGCTCTGGtgttgtgttctttttttattattattattatcattattattattattttattttattatttatctgttatttatacacatatttaaattcgTCCTATTTATTTGTGATGTATTTCTGTCGTTTATTTAccatttatttgtcttatttatttatcctttatttatcatttattaatcttatttatctgtcatttcattatcttattcattTCTCATTTACTTGTCTATTCcgttactcactcattcattaatttatcaattaacttatctatctatttatctttcttcattcccttattcactcactcatccatttatttatttacttatctattcatttatcttttttttcatccctttattcacccattcattcatttatttatttacttatctatctatttatctattttcagcaGAAGTTCGGAATCTCTATGGTCGTCGTTTTGGGAAGTTCGTATTTTGTTCTTTTGGGGTGAGCATGGGAGCCAGTTAGGAATTTTTGAGTGATTTTAAGAGTGAAAATGATATTAGTTTGTGTGTTTACTCGAATGAACACGATGTGAAAATGGAAATTGGTTGTTTGtaatgttctctctttctctatctgtctatctgcctgtctacctatatatatatttatctatctatctatctatctgtctatctatctatctatttatctatctatctctcttcctctctgttctttcctatccacctatctatctctctgtctatctatttccatttctcgctctatctctctgtctctctctctctatctatctatctgtctatctatctatctatttctctctttctttctttgtctgtctctctctctatctatctatttctctctttctttctttgtctgtctctctctctatctatctatttctctctttctttctttgtctgtctctctctctatctatctatctatctatctctccctccctctttctctctctatttctctttctctttctctctctttctctctctctctctctctcttctctctctctctctctctctctctctccttctctctctgtctctctgtctctctgtctctctctctctctctctttctctgtgtctatctatctatctatctagctatctttctgcttctctctcttctgtattttATAGTGAATATAAGAAATTCGTAGATTCAGTAGTGTTATTAGAGG from Penaeus chinensis breed Huanghai No. 1 chromosome 31, ASM1920278v2, whole genome shotgun sequence includes:
- the LOC125042244 gene encoding uncharacterized protein LOC125042244 isoform X1 produces the protein MQTNMTGSRPSLGGGLGGSMSASGGLSGTGLSGGLSTSGLSGATAMSTAGGAQAMPHFDCDGDITPPFSSINRPYLFNEVNSSPSSLRGSHQDLSSQHRVHMNTPNKNSVNGFAGCPPKDERTGGVVPPPFGSYDKRETTL
- the LOC125042244 gene encoding uncharacterized protein LOC125042244 isoform X2 → MQTNMTGSRPSLGGGLGGSMSASGGLSGTGLSGGLSTSGLSGATAMSTAGGAQAMPHFDCDGDITPPFSSINRPYLFNEVNSSPSSLRGSHQDLSSQHRVHMNTPNKNSVNGFAGCPPKDERTGGVVPPPFGSYDKRLA